The following are encoded together in the Montipora foliosa isolate CH-2021 chromosome 12, ASM3666993v2, whole genome shotgun sequence genome:
- the LOC137978864 gene encoding alpha-ketoglutarate-dependent dioxygenase alkB homolog 6-like, whose product MAFDLEDFVIDKVPPKAFYIPNFLPADEEKYLLEQVNGAPKPKWTKLSGRRLQNWGGLPHPKGMVAEKLPPWLQTYANKIGALEVFDSVKPNHVLVNEYEPGQGIMPHGDGPLFYPVVSTINLGSHTFLDFYDPLEKSFGDAQDPSDQSALSLEDRYLMSVLLEPRSLFLLTEDLYKNYLHGIAERTCDIVSERVANLDACNASIGDTLQRATRISLTIRNVPKVLKFKLSLGR is encoded by the exons ATGGCGTTTGACCTGGAAGATTTTGTTATAGACAAG GTGCCACCGAAAGCATTTTACATTCCTAACTTCCTTCCTGCAGACGAAGAAAAGTACCTTTTGGAACAG GTGAATGGTGCACCCAAACCGAAATGGACTAAACTTTCTGGAAGGAGGCTCCAAAATTGgg ggGGATTGCCTCACCCAAAG GGAATGGTTGCGGAAAAGCTGCCACCA TGGCTACAGACATATGCCAACAAGATTGGTGCACTGGAGGTGTTTGACTCAGTCAAACCAAATCATGTTCTTGTCAATGAATATGAACCAGGACAAGGCATTATG CCTCATGGAGATGGGCCACTGTTTTATCCAGTTGTTTCTACGATCAATCTTGGCTCACACACCTTTCTGGATTTCTATGATCCTCTGGAAAAGTCATTTGGTGATGCCCAG GACCCCTCTGATCAGTCAGCGTTAAGCCTGGAGGATCGATATTTGATGTCTGTCCTTCTAGAGCCGAGAAGTTTGTTTCTGTTGACAGAAGATCTTTATAAGAATTATTTGCATGGCATTGCGGAGAGAACATGTGACATCGTATCCGAGCGTGTAGCAAATTTGGATGCTTGTAATGCGTCGATTGGCGACACTTTACAACGTGCAACGAGAATTTCACTCACAATTAGAAATGTTCCAAAGGTTCTTAAGTTCAAGCTGAGTTTGGGAAGATAA
- the LOC137978807 gene encoding uncharacterized protein has product MSFSFFRGEDALPRGQFRVPPSFLCSYAKIGSSQPDEESVENQHLNTRLDGTIQGRSLGINANLTPTLKPEDPRTSDELCANTKRDQFVMVSEEAVGIERAVDINRNHLVDLQRSIQTRLTGSTLETEDVYPFGSITCTGQRMDLTVSQKNQSKRCPGIPEEVSEPEVVGNGKTAGAVNCSNGVSLNKLYSCLKKMKCRRNDSGNYENLATISMNGREHGFSKTYFQRALANNVSSQPTHARRDQEEMFLLVGGKSKPVRFEIDPHGLNLLEKEWRVELRTRNSLSCNSSNEEGLKLFQKFRSRFRMPNHRPPLGRSTPNLLIPWARHVVHRGRSQSPEKRDKLEKDETGRKLSIHVYLPNAGWDEQRSPTPTTPVLSPSR; this is encoded by the coding sequence ATGAGTTTTTCATTTTTCCGCGGAGAGGATGCGTTACCCAGAGGTCAGTTTCGAGTACCGCCATCGTTTCTGTGCAGTTATGCTAAAATAGGATCAAGTCAACCTGACGAAGAAAGCGTAGAAAACCAGCATTTGAATACCAGACTGGACGGTACGATTCAAGGCCGCTCTTTGGGAATAAACGCCAATCTTACACCTACTCTGAAACCTGAAGACCCTCGAACTTCAGATGAACTATGTGCAAACACGAAAAGGGATCAATTCGTGATGGTATCAGAGGAGGCAGTCGGAATCGAGAGAGCTGTGGACATAAATAGGAACCACTTAGTTGATTTGCAACGCTCAATACAAACTCGGTTAACAGGGTCAACGTTGGAAACAGAGGATGTTTATCCATTCGGCAGTATCACATGCACGGGACAGAGAATGGATTTGACTGTAAGTCAAAAAAATCAAAGCAAGCGTTGCCCGGGCATTCCAGAAGAGGTTAGCGAACCTGAAGTGGTTGGCAACGGAAAGACAGCTGGCGCTGTTAATTGTTCGAATGGGGTGTCTTTGAACAAACTCTACTCGTgcttaaagaaaatgaaatgccGGAGAAACGACTCAGGCAATTATGAAAATCTTGCAACGATTTCCATGAACGGTCGAGAGCATGGCTTTAGCAAAACTTACTTCCAGAGAGCACTTGCAAACAACGTGTCATCACAACCAACGCACGCACGAAGAGATCAAGAGGAAATGTTTTTGCTAGTGGGGGGCAAATCGAAGCCAGTACGCTTTGAAATCGATCCCCACGGACTAAATCTACTTGAAAAAGAATGGCGAGTGGAATTAAGAACAAGAAACTCTTTATCTTGTAATTCATCAAACGAAGAAGGGTTGAAACTTTTTCAAAAGTTTCGATCTCGCTTCCGGATGCCAAATCATAGACCTCCCTTGGGTAGAAGTACTCCGAATTTGCTGATACCATGGGCAAGACATGTTGTTCACAGAGGAAGAAGTCAAAGTCCGGAAAAGAGAGACAAACTGGAAAAAGACGAAACTGGACGAAAACTATCAATACATGTTTATCTTCCAAATGCTGGGTGGGACGAACAAAGGAGCCCAACGCCAACGACTCCGGTGCTATCTCCTTCGAGATGA